Genomic DNA from Bacteroides zhangwenhongii:
TCGATGTCACCCGGCTTCCGTTTTTCAAAGAGGCAGATATCATTCACTTGCATTGGATCAATCAGGGCATGCTGTCCTTGCACAATATTCAACAAGTCATCACCTCCGGCAAACCTGTTGTCTGGACGATGCACGACATGTGGGAATGTACCTCCATCTGCCATTATTCCTACTCTTGCGAATCATTCAAAAACGAATGCGGAAACTGCCACTTTCTCCGTTTTCCCGGGAACAACGACTTGTCTCACCGCGTCTTCAAGAAAAAACAGAGCATACTCTCTCCGGCAAGAATAAATATCGTTACAGTAAGTAATTGGCTCGCCTCACAAGTACGCCAAAGCACACTACTCAAAGGCAAGCCGGTCACAGTGATACCGAACACGCTCTCACTGAACAACTTCCGGATACTTAATAAAGTAGAATGCCGACAAGCATTATCTCTTCCTGACAAACGGATTATCGTGTTCGGGGCTGCCCGTATTGATGATCCGATAAAAGGATTCCCAACGTTGATGGAGGCCATTCGCCTTTTAATCCGACGAAAAGACTTCCGGAGTGAAGAGTTGCATCTCATATTCTTCGGAAAGACCAAATACCCCCAACAGATTCTTCCGTTGATTCCTGTCAGTTACACCGACATGGGCTGGGTAAGCCAAGCGGAGGAGCTTTCTCAAATCTATTCGGCAGCCGATGTCGCAGTGTCCGCCTCGCTCTACGAAACCTTCGGGC
This window encodes:
- a CDS encoding glycosyltransferase; this translates as MRVLIINTSERMGGAAIAANRLMESLNGAGIDTGMLVLHKTSHSDKVHTVGKSWQRKFTFIWERLIIWANNLFSRKNLFRVSIANTGFDVTRLPFFKEADIIHLHWINQGMLSLHNIQQVITSGKPVVWTMHDMWECTSICHYSYSCESFKNECGNCHFLRFPGNNDLSHRVFKKKQSILSPARINIVTVSNWLASQVRQSTLLKGKPVTVIPNTLSLNNFRILNKVECRQALSLPDKRIIVFGAARIDDPIKGFPTLMEAIRLLIRRKDFRSEELHLIFFGKTKYPQQILPLIPVSYTDMGWVSQAEELSQIYSAADVAVSASLYETFGQTLIEAQSCGCLPVSFGNSGQADIIRHKENGYLADYQSAESLADGIKWGLTEGKERVSPETMRNEVMTKYSGKVVAGQYINLYTNLLASKL